In Nicotiana tabacum cultivar K326 chromosome 21, ASM71507v2, whole genome shotgun sequence, one DNA window encodes the following:
- the LOC107771655 gene encoding G-type lectin S-receptor-like serine/threonine-protein kinase CES101: MAWLQILLFWCYCCFFINISYSQTDTIYRGQSLRVGEKLESANKEFRLEFFSLDANKTHYIGIFYNLPSNMTLFSDDSRPVWIANRDNPIPYASGNNLTLDDEGKLKINDGTDSFILSSYNGTARNASATLFDNGNFVLVELETNGSVKKTLWQSFEHPTDTLLPGMKIGRNRITGENWSLTSWRSEDEPASGSFTIGIDSTDQLTIWWEGRVYWMSGRWSNGTFSNVSRISHYDYVNMSFVSTDDERYMTYTVSGTRTLSRYTIDSFGLIKERGAAGPFGVCFYKPSAGCVSEESIECPVRNASLFERMQNSVTGNRFRFENNNMSLFDCKRECEKNCSCGAFASITATGTGCEIWSNVSILSSQDQDVYIPGGDSVPTGNRSTSTVPSTISLPPDLSPAPSPATPMSPDSSPRTSIKWWIWLIAAVGLTILIGLSSLYYLLRGKGKAKATALLLLNQSANIAKRRKTDKKMSQDVQLYSFESLAIATDNFSLGNKLGEGGFGPVYKGELPDEQEVAIKRLSTSSGQGLVEFKNEILLIAKLQHTNLVRLLGYCTQGEERILVYEYMHNKSLDFFLFDTNKKELLNWDTRFKIIEGVAQGLLYLHKYSRLTVIHRDLKASNILLDSDMNPKISDFGMARIFGRQESEANTKRIVGTHGYMSPEYALRGIVSTKTDVFSFGVLLLEIVSGKKSNSCYDSEHPLNLIGLAWELWREERALELIDVTLIESCSRDEVMRCIHVGLLCVQDYAKDRPSMSSVVSMLTNDTRQTPPLPERPGFFIERGDQRAQISEEVERYSINGLSISELKAR, translated from the exons ATGGCATGGCTACAAATCCTACTATTTTGGTGTTACTGTTGCTTTTTCATAAACATTTCTTATTCTCAAACAGACACAATTTATCGGGGACAAAGTCTCAGAGTTGGAGAGAAATTGGAATCAGCAAACAAGGAATTCAGGTTGGAGTTTTTTAGCCTTGATGCTAATAAAACTCACTATATAGGCATATTCTACAACTTACCCTCTAACATGACATTATTCTCTGATGATTCTCGCCCCGTTTGGATTGCGAATCGCGACAATCCAATCCCATATGCATCAGGTAATAATCTCACATTGGATGATGAGGGAAAGCTGAAAATTAACGATGGAactgatagttttattttaagTTCTTACAATGGAACAGCAAGAAATGCAAGTGCTACACTATTCGACAACGGTAATTTTGTGCTGGTGGAGTTGGAAACTAATGGTTCTGTGAAAAAAACTCTGTGGCAAAGTTTTGAGCATCCTACTGACACACTTTTACCTGggatgaaaattggtagaaatcgtATAACCGGGGAAAACTGGTCACTGACTTCTTGGAGAAGTGAAGATGAACCAGCCTCGGGGTCTTTTACGATTGGTATAGACTCAACAGACCAATTGACAATATGGTGGGAGGGACGTGTGTATTGGATGAGCGGACGTTGGAGTAATGGGACATTTAGCAATGTATCGCGAATATCTCACTACGACTATGTGAACATGAGCTTTGTTTCAACAGATGATGAAAGGTACATGACTTACACGGTCAGTGGGACTCGAACTTTATCTAGATATACAATAGATTCATTTGGTTTAATCAAGGAAAGAGGAGCAGCAGGACCTTTTGGTGTGTGTTTTTACAAGCCTAGTGCTGGTTGTGTGTCAGAAGAATCGATTGAGTGCCCAGTTAGAAATGCTTCGTTGTTTGAGAGGATGCAAAACAGTGTCACTGGTAATAGATTTAGGTTTGAAAACAACAACATGAGTTTGTTTGATTGCAAGAGAGAGTGTGAGAAGAATTGTTCTTGTGGTGCTTTTGCCTCAATTACAGCTACTGGAACTGGTTGTGAAATTTGGAGTAATGTATCTATCTTGAGTTCACAAGATCAAGATGTTTACATTCCTGGGGGAG ATTCGGTGCCAACAGGAAATCGGAGCACCTCCACTGTACCGAGCACAATCTCACTTCCTCCAGATTTATCACCAGCACCATCTCCCGCAACGCCAATGTCACCTGATTCATCTCCAAGAACTT CAATAAAATGGTGGATTTGGCTTATAGCTGCAGTTGGTTTGACTATATTAATAGGACTTAGCTCCCTATACTACCTTCTGCGCGGAAAAG GGAAAGCAAAAGCAACAGCTTTACTATTGCTTAACCAAAGTGCAAATATAGCCAAAAGGAGAAAGACTGACAAAAAGATGAGCCAAGATGTGCAGTTATACAGCTTCGAGAGCCTGGCAATCGCCACGGACAATTTTTCACTAGGAAATAAGCTCGGAGAGGGTGGATTTGGACCCGTTTACAAG GGAGAGTTGCCTGATGAACAAGAAGTAGCTATAAAAAGGCTTTCAACAAGTTCTGGACAAGGCCTTGTGGAGTTCAAGAATGAAATTTTATTGATTGCAAAACTTCAACATACTAACCTTGTTAGGCTTTTAGGATACTGTACTCAAGGTGAAGAAAGGATTTTAGTATATGAATACATGCACAACAAAAGCCTCGACTTCTTCCTATTCG ATACTAACAAAAAGGAGCTACTAAATTGGGATACTCGATTCAAAATCATCGAAGGAGTTGCTCAAGGTCTACTGTATCTGCATAAATATTCAAGGCTGACAGTGATTCATAGAGATTTAAAAGCGAGCAATATCTTACTTGACAGTGACATGAATCCAAAGATATCGGACTTTGGCATGGCGAGGATTTTTGGAAGGCAAGAATCTGAAGCTAACACGAAAAGAATCGTTGGAACACA TGGTTATATGTCTCCAGAGTATGCATTAAGAGGCATTGTTTCAACAAAGACAGATGTATTCAGCTTTGGAGTATTACTCTTAGAAATTGTTAGTGGCAAGAAAAGCAACAGCTGCTATGATTCTGAGCATCCGCTAAACCTCATAGGACTG GCATGGGAATTATGGAGAGAAGAGCGAGCTTTGGAGCTAATAGATGTAACGCTAATTGAATCGTGCTCGCGCGATGAAGTAATGAGATGCATTCATGTGGGACTCTTGTGTGTTCAAGACTATGCAAAAGATAGGCCATCAATGTCAAGTGTTGTTTCAATGCTTACAAACGATACGAGACAAACACCACCACTACCAGAACGACCAGGATTTTTCATAGAGAGGGGTGATCAACGAGCACAAATTTCCGAAGAAGTAGAAAGATATTCGATAAATGGGCTATCAATTTCAGA